The Brassica oleracea var. oleracea cultivar TO1000 chromosome C6, BOL, whole genome shotgun sequence genome includes a region encoding these proteins:
- the LOC106298014 gene encoding protein C2-DOMAIN ABA-RELATED 2-like, with amino-acid sequence MENMLGLLRLHVIRGVNLAIRDSKSSDPYVIVRMGQQKVRTRVVKKNLNPEWNEDLTLSISDPVLPIKIMVYDRDWFSRDDKMGDAFFHIDPFLEAIRIQNQFRGLPEGTIKSNPNLNCIFY; translated from the exons ATGGAGAATATGTTAGGCCTTCTAAGACTTCATGTGATTAGAGGTGTTAATCTCGCCATTAGAGATTCTAAGAGTAGCGATCCTTACGTCATTGTTCGAATGGGTCAACAG AAAGTACGAACTCGTGTGGTGAAAAAGAATTTGAATCCAGAATGGAACGAAGATTTGACACTCTCTATTTCTGATCCAGTTCTTCCTATCAAAATC ATGGTTTACGATAGGGACTGGTTCTCAAGAGATGATAAGATGGGAGATGCGTTTTTTCACATTGATCCATTCCTTGAAGCCATCAGGATCCAAAACCAGTTCAGAGGACTCCCCGAAGGAACTATTAAGAGTAATCCAAACTTAAACTGTATCTTTTATTAA